The following nucleotide sequence is from Strix uralensis isolate ZFMK-TIS-50842 chromosome 15, bStrUra1, whole genome shotgun sequence.
actccaccagatccctcagcgctgggtcaaccccactcttcaacccctccagggatggggactccacccctgccctgggcagcccattccaacgcccaacaaccccttctgcaaagaaatacttcctaagagccagtctgaccctgccctggcgcagcttgaggccattccctcttgtcctgtcgcttgttccttggttcaagagactcatcccccctctctgcaccctcctttcagggagttgtagagggccatgaggtctcccctctcGCACCACAGTGCTCCCGGCAGCTTTAACACAAAGTGGAGACATCACAGGCaccatctgtctgtccatccatcccaCCTGCTGGCTGGCACTGGGCTCTGGGCGCAGCCGTGCCCATATCACCGGCGATGTCCCCACACCGGTGACGCTGGCACCTCTGTCCCTCTCCAGCAGCCCGCGGTGCCGAGCCGCTGCGGCCACCCCCTCCCAGGTTTATCCCAACCTACATGTTTGTTCAATTACAGGGCTGCGTGTGGGGGTCACTGACGCTCTGCGGTGAGCAGTAATAATGGAGATTACTGAGCTCATTTGTCATCATTACCCTAACAAGCGGAGAGTTTGATGGATTTAACGTAAATCAAACTGAGGGGGGATGAACTCCTCCGTTCCTGGCATTGGGAGGCAGTGGGTAGTCCCGGCATGGGGACATGGCAGATGCAGACCCTGGGGACACCTGGCTGAGCCCTGTGCCTCATCCCTGCTCTCCCGCAACTGGGGACGGTAACGATGTCGGTGGGGGGGGAGCTCTGGCTCAATTTTTGCCTCACTATAAATAGACTTCGGACAGGTTGAAGCTCACCCTGGCacgggctgtgctgcagcacggCATGGTGGCAGGTGTGGGGCATCACCACGCTGGGTGGGGGCCACCACATCATCCCTCGGCTTGTGCCGGGTGAGTCCTTGCCACCGCACACCACGGCTGGGACTGGAGATGGCACAAGGGGTCCCCTCCACGCTCCACCTTCCTTCTCAGCTTCCTCCCACATCAGCCCAGGACCTGGCTGTCCCCCAACATTGCTAAGGTCCCCCTCCACCCCGCGCCAATGCTGCAGGACCCACCTTGCCAATGACATCATTGCGGCTCAGCCTGTCCTTGTCCATGACGGTGATGACGATGGTGGTCTCGCGCAGCCGCTCCGTGGGGATGTCGAAGGCGAAGGACTCGTTGAAGACGGGGTTCAGGCACCGCTTCATGACCACCGTCTTCTTCTTCTCCACCCGCTTGTCCTTGTACATCAGCCACACCTTCACGTAGGGGTctggaggggagaggagctgcGCTCAGCCCCGGTTGGACGTCGGGCAGCGATGCCCGGCGTGGCGGGAGCCGGAGCTCGTACCTGACGTGCCCCCGATGTCCATGGCTTTGAGGTTACGCGCTTTGATGATGTTCACCACGATGGAGTTGGCGGAGGGGTTGTAGCACAGTGACAGGAGCAGCTCCCCACGGCTTCCCTGTGGGATCCACGGGGGATGTTAGGTGGGCACCCCAAAAACACCCACTCCTCACCGCGGCACCCAGCCCAAGCACTGACAGGACACCCAAAGCACCCGTGTCCCACTGTGGGAgcggggtgctgggctgggacACCCCCCCAAGAGCTGTCCCAAGGGTGGACTTTGGGGCCGCACAGAAAATCAGAGCAGAGGGAACCAGGGCCATCCCCAGGGGGCTGTTTTCTGGTCTTGCTagagacaggagaaaaagaaaactttcatttTAGATTTGCCTGAAATGGCTTGTTTTCACCCAAAATGAGACACTCATTTTGGGCTACTTAGTGCCTTAATATAAAGATTTGGGAGGAGAAACCTCCCCATCAGGTGTCAAAActtgcaaagcagaaaacatcCCTGTTGGGGTAGAAAGAGGGTGGCCCTGTtgggacaccccagggacagaGGGTGGCCTCCCCCCTTGAGGACTGGCCccggggggtgggaggaggaccAGGGCCTTACGCTGCCGTCACTGCAGGGCTTCAGATCCTTCCAGAAGGTCTGCATCTGGGTGAGGTCCACCTTGTTGAGGGGGATGGACACCTCCCCGATGGGGTCATTGCGGCTGAAGCGGTCGTAGTCCAGGACCTGGAGGTACAGCACCCGCTGCACCACCTTCTCGTAGGGGAACCCTGTGCCAGAAACAGAGGCGATGATGAGGAGTTGCCCCTGCCATGGCGAGCAGCACCCCTGGCCATGGGTGCTGGTGTCACCCTGCCTTGCCCGTGCTGATGGGGAGAAGTGGGTGCTGGGCAGTGGTTGAGGAGCAGCGTGGGGCACCTCTCGTTGCTTCGGGCCACCATGGTGGCCACTAGCAGACTCATTTCCCCATGTGcacccacccatgggtgcttTCTGAGGCGGGAAGGAGCCTctccccccatgtcccctttATGGGGTGCAGCTCAAACacctccaacctggccttgatgGCTTCGCCAACCCATCTCACCACCGATGGCCACCACACATCACCAACGGCCACCACGTTGGTAGCTCAAGCTGAGTTGATCCAGCCCGGGAGGGAGGACAGAGGATCCCACAACCGCTCTGCTCCCACCCCAGTCCACCCCAGTCCATCCCAGCCCATACCTTCGAAGAGGAAGGTCTCGTTCCAGTGTGGGTTGAGGTTCTTCCGCTTCACCTTGGTCTCCAGCTTGTGCTTCTTGTCGGGAAGCAGGTAGATCTTGACAAAGGGGTCGCTGGTGCCGCTGAAGTCCTTGGCCGGCAGCTCCTGCGCCTTCATGATCTTGACGGTCAGGGTGGACTCCTGGAAGTTGTAGCCGACGCTGAACTGGATGCGGCCCAGGTTCTCCCGGCTGATGCCATCATGGCCCTCATCGTCCTCAGAGCCTGGGGAGAGCTGTGGCCAGGGGGAGGAGAAGAGTAGTGAGTGCAGTGCCGGGGGGAAAAGACCCTCATCCCCCCTGTTTCAGCACCCGAACCCTAGCCCCGCGAGCTGTCAGAGGGCATcagcctctccccagctcccCGGGGCTGCCATCGCCTCAGATGACTCCTGGCTCTGCTCCGGAGTGCCAATTAGCCAAATTCCTCCTGACAGCCCATCCCTGGCGCTGGCCCCGGGGTGAGGGGACAGCCACGTCGCCTCAGCTCAGCCACGGCTGTGCTGGCCATGGCGCCCGGCGGCGACGGGGACTTGGCAGACCGGGCCGGGACGTGCCAGAGTGTTTGTGGCACAGGGCAGGCACGGGGAAGAGCCGGGGGGGTAGCAGAAGACACCCAGGTGGTGCCCAGGGTGAGACGCCATCCCTGGGgagcccatccccagcacacCCCCATCCAC
It contains:
- the SYT7 gene encoding synaptotagmin-7 isoform X4, which codes for MSRGPAEPVQPPPATMYLHPEAASAGGPSRDVLLVSAIITVSLSVTIVLCGICQWCQRKLGKRYKTSLETVGTPDSSRGRSEKKTIKLPAGGKAANTAPVTGQPPHDESDRKTEPHSSVSDLVNSLTSEMLMLSPGSEDDEGHDGISRENLGRIQFSVGYNFQESTLTVKIMKAQELPAKDFSGTSDPFVKIYLLPDKKHKLETKVKRKNLNPHWNETFLFEGFPYEKVVQRVLYLQVLDYDRFSRNDPIGEVSIPLNKVDLTQMQTFWKDLKPCSDGSGSRGELLLSLCYNPSANSIVVNIIKARNLKAMDIGGTSDPYVKVWLMYKDKRVEKKKTVVMKRCLNPVFNESFAFDIPTERLRETTIVITVMDKDRLSRNDVIGKIYLSWKSGPGEVKHWKDMIARPRQAVAQWHQLKA